One Triticum dicoccoides isolate Atlit2015 ecotype Zavitan chromosome 3B, WEW_v2.0, whole genome shotgun sequence genomic window, TCAAGTCTTACATGAACATCATCTGAACATCTCTGAAACAATTTTCTTTAAGGACATTTGAAAAGTACCTTGCTTTGCTTCTTTAGTCCTCAGAAGCACTTCATTGTTCAGCTCATTGACAGTCATCGCATTGGGCCGTGCAGGTCCACAACTGTGACGACATCAAGCCACCGATGATGATCGGTGACTCACAACACATAGCAGCAGCACCAGATGAAGAGAAGGGAATCAGAAGCGGTGGCATGTAGAAGTAGCCATCGCTGGTGCAGCGTCCAGCAGGCGGCACGGCGGAGGTTGGAAATTAAAGAATCGATGGAGTGGCCGAGAAGGGAAAGAACAAGATTGAGGATTGAGACTTGGGAGGAAGACCTAGAATTTCACTAGCCATGGTGATGAGTCATGGAGAGACACACAGTTTCAGTTGATTTGAAGAAGGCATGGATAATTGTGAGATGTTGAGACCAATGCTTAGTAGAGTCAAATAATATAAAACTTTTGGAAGGGGGGTTGCAACCCCGTTTGGCCTCCGCGAGGCTCTGCCAATGGACATGGCGTGCCTCAGTGGAAAAATATGATGCGGTGGACAAGAACCCACAAGGCGggtcgccttcttcttcctctgtgtcCAGCGCCCTCCTGCAATCACCGCCTCACCCTCCCGTCTAAGGCCAAGGCAGTAAGCGTGTTGGTGTTGGCATTGGGACTTGAGAGGTGGGACCCATGTAAACCTCATCATATTTTTTGACAGTGGCAGGTCATGTTGGTCCTCACGTGTGGTCTCCTTTTGTTACATCTCGTATCAAAATGCTAACAACAATCAGTGTCTGTAACCTAGATGCCTCAAATACATAGACTTTTTAGAAGTCGCAgtagtgtcgtttttcttaaaatTTTGCCCCAAATGTGGTGCTCTTTTATTTACTCTGGTTAATTTTGTAGATGGCTTATACACCATNNNNNNNNNNNNNNNNNNNNNNNNNNNNNNNNNNNNNNNNNNNNNNNNNNNNNNNNNNNNNNNNNNNNNNNNNNNNNNNNNNNNNNNNNNNNNNNNNNNNNNNNNNNNNNNNNNNNNNNNNNNNNNNNNNNNNNNNNNNNNNNNNNNNNNNNNNNNNNNNNNNNNNNNNNNNNNNNNNNNNNNNNNNNNNNNNNNNNNNNNNNNNNNNNNNNNNNNNNNNNNNNNNNNNNNNNNNNNNNNNNNNNNNNNNNNNNNNNNNNNNNNNNNNNNNNNNNNNNNNNNNNNNNNNNNNNNNNNNNNNNNNNNNNNNNNNNNNNNNNNNNNNNNNNNNNNNNNNNNNNNNNNNNNNNNNNNNNNNNNNNNNNNNNNNNNNNNTATTTTAATTTGTCGTACATATGCATTAGAGGTAAATTTGTCATTTTGTACTTGATAGAATGGTTTTACAAAAAGTGAAATCGCAATGCACTTTTTTCACGAtagcaaaaaaaattcaatttGGGGTTCTTTTCACAATCATATTGCAACAATGGCAAATAAGGCAATAAATTTGTCACAAATAACAAAATAAGGGTTGGTACATGGAAAACTGCTTTGGCGCGACCAGCCCAATGGTCGGGCAAACAGGTGATCATTCTTTGTTTCAAAATATAAGTAGATTTTTACTTTTGACAGTTTTCAACACACGACTTTGGCTAAGACGTATAGCTAAAAATAGTGAAAATGTGCATGAAATAAAAGGTATTTTGCAAGATAAATAACGTGACATCATTCTTATGTGTTCAATCTTTATATATGTGTGCATATTAGTGCTCAAAGTTTTAAAAGATTGACAACATGCAAATAACGTGACATAATTTGGGAAGGATGGAGAAGTAGCCAATACACTATTAGTTACCAGGTGATACTCCACGCAATGCTGCATCAATTAGTTTTTTTGGCGAAAATCTGCAGCAATTAGTAGCAATATATTCAATGCAATTTGGTTGTATGGAATATTAATATTTGAACTAATAATATGATAACTGGAACTGGAATTGATTGTACACAATTTGATTATTGTGTAGCTGTAAAGGAATTATTGAATATTAGTAGGGCTTTTCCCATGCATGGTTACATATTGAGGtgggcatttccatgcatgttgaAAGAAATAAGTTTATGGAGATAAACTATTTAGTTATATAGGATTGTGTATATAAGATGTCTAATGGAAAACAAAGTCCAATTCGTAGAAGAAAGTTCACACAACGTACCAAAGTACTCCCTCCTTTAGGAAATGCAGACGTTGTTTTAGTAGGTAGTAGCAATAGAGACAAAACAACAATCTAATCAATGTGTCCGTTAGTTTAATTAGGTTGCTATTCTCTTTGTCTTTTTTTTAGATTTGCTATTTGTTTGGGCTTAATCATATTCTAGAACCCAATGTCAAGATATTTCTTAAACTATACAATTTACATATTAGTGTTCAAGTATTTTAAAAATATTGAAATAGAAACAAAAACACATAAATATACACTATACTTTAAACAATTATCATAATATTAATCCATAAAGACATGTAAAAtttgttctttttatttttcatgTTTAATATTAAGTGACATCTTGTTACAAAGAGAAAATAACTAATACTACACGATATAGCATAGACTTTAGCATTGTGTGCATGTATTTTTGAAGTATGAATGTCTGAACTATATATATAATGAAGAATCGTACGACTAAAATTTACCAACATTTTTATGTGGTTAAGTATATATTATTTAGGGTTGTACATTTATATAAACAAATTATATAAAGTAAAAATGTCTAGTATAAATATTAGATTTTTAAATCAATAACAATTAAATATCGTCTAGTATGAGCTATTTATTGTTAGGCTCGAGCATAAATCTGCTATGCGATCCGGTCGATGTGGAGAGTGAGGAGGGGGGTGCGGGTGCGGAGGTGAGCCGACACGAGTGCGGACTCGCAGCCGGCGTGGCCCCTCCGATCATTACGAGTTTAATTATGACTTATACCGACTAAGTGACGTCTCCTGAAAACTAAGACTAGACCTAGACATCGGACAAAAGGAACTTTTCTTCCTTACATCTTTGCCGCCGCCGGAGCGACAAGTGGGGTGAAGGTGAGACGGTGTAGGCAAAAGGATCTACTCCTCACCGAGAGGCAAGAGATAAGAAAATTACTCATGGTCAATTTTGGTTATGTTCATCTTGCTGCATATTTTTTAGTTTCAGAAATGACCTTGCCACAGCGGAGCATGTCCCAAATCCGTTCTAATGATGTAGAGGGAAACCTAACTATGTAATAAGACAATACTCTTTGGTGAATTGACACTCCTATCTTTGCAAATTCATGATTATTTTTCGCTCTACAAAAATACCTTCATTTGATTAATTATTTGGCATTCCAACATTTGGTTTTTCACTGTAGGTGCAACAGTGACAAACCTTGTGACAAATAACGAACGGCGAGCATGTTAAACGAGAAATATGAAACCAAAACCACTCCAGTTGACTTTTGTGAGAACTTCCTCAACTTCTCAGTTTCAACGGAAACAACAACATACTGCATGGTATGTGATATGAAGATATAATCATACGAACCATACTGTAACAAAAATTTCCTACTCctgctactactgctactgctactactgttgttgcTACTGCAGTAAATTTGGTCAAACCTTGTaaagtttaacttggcacaaatctAATACCCGAAGTAAAAAGGACAGGAGGGGAGTATATCCTTGTATTTCCAATCTCTTGCTCCTTGACTACTTTTTGGTGTTTGATGAAATGGCCGATCCTTCAACTTCCATGACGCAGTACCATCTTCACGAGAAGAGTCTCACACGCACGGTGATCGGGGCACGGCACAGGGGGGCAGGTTGATAGTTGGACCACATTCCTAGCATGTCTTGGGGCATACATTAGTCGTGTTTGCTCAGCGTACTCCATTGTATCCGAATTTAGTAGTGTTTGCTCATACTAAAATTACATTTCATCAAGTCACAGGAGAAGTACTAAATTTCCCTTTTTTGCGCGAAATACAAACTTTTTTTGGTGAGAAATACAAAAAATTCCTTGAAAGAAAGTTAAAACGGAATAAGAAAAAACAGCGAGCGAATACTTACAATCATCAAATCCAAAGCATAGTatcaagtcatcatcatcatcaaaaggTGACAGTGTTTGCACAATAATAAAAATGGCTTGCTCATATGGATTTGGGGTGCGACTAATGGAGTATAATGTCACTGGATTGGCGGCGGTGCCGGCAGGGGCGGAGAAACCCTAGACGGTTGGGAATCTTTCTTTCTAGGGAAGAAAGGAAACGTGGAATCACTCCTCTCAATGCGTCGTTGGGCAGCGGGCGGAGTGACGCACGAGTATGACCACAACCAATGGCGAATCTAGCACGGAAATGAAGGGTAAGCTCAAAGCAAGTTCCTAGGTCTAATTAGCAATGTATTGCAATTATTGGATGTAAAACACCTCGGTACAAttgtcaagtactccctccgtccggaaatacttgtcggagaaatggatgtatctagacgtattttagttctagatacatccatttttatgcatttcttcgacaagtatttccggacggagggagtagtatatttagTTGAAATGGGATTTTTGGAGGGTAGGCTTCAGCCTAATGAAGCCCCCCTAGTAGAATCGCCACTGACCACAACCAAGAGCACAACTAGCAGGATAGCGAATCCAAACTGATCGAAACAACATAGTCCCAGAAATGCCCGCAGAGAGTGTTTCAACTCGCTGCACTGACTGTGTGTCAATAGTAGTCTTTCGTGAATTGACAACCCTAGTTCTGCAACCCATATTTTTTGGATCAGTATATCCAGCGAACGTCGGATTTTTAGGCATGACAAAACAAACGTTTTTCATGGCAGCTTGTGTTCGCTGGGATTGCAAGTTTAGTTGGCGAGCATAGCAAATCCGGTTCAGTTCATTTTTTGTCAGAAAATTGCCATGCTTCAAACTAAATTTGCCATCCTGACGCCAATACaaattgccatgaaaaatgttcgatTTGCCACGCCCAAAAATTTCACTTCAGAGCTTTAGCATTTTCGTAATTTTTCCGCTCTAGCTAAAACATTTTCGTTTGATTGATTACCAGTCCATTCATGTTACATGATTTTTCATAGGAAACAACAGTATGCTACATGGGGAATATCTATGCAAGCGGGAACCCGCGAAAGCTCAAACGTGAGCATGCTGAAAGTCAACCTTATGCTAATGCAAGGGAGGGATTACACTAGGTTGACTTTGTGCAAACACACGAAAATGCTTCGCGGGTTGCCCGCTTTGCATCCTTAATAGTGGAAGTACTCCCTTTGTCCcagaattcttgtcttagatttgtctaaatacggatgtatcaagtcacgttttagtattaggtacctaggcaaatctaagacaagaattttgagacggagggagtattatcagGTCGGTGATACGAAGATAAAGTCATGCAGATCATAATGTAACACAATTGCTGGCATTCCATTCAGGTTTTACCAGAAAAACACAGTTTAATACCACTGCTACTTTGTACATGATGACAGTAATAAACGGTGCAATCAACAGGTCACTGTAAGTCTGAAACACAGTTGGTTCCGAACATATATAAAGTAAAGTTCTATTCATATATCTTTGTCTTTTCAACCTTTTTTCTGACCGCATTGTCTTTCCAACCTCTTGCTCCTTAATTATTCTTGATACCAAATTGGATGGAACGGCGGATCCTCCGCTTCAGAAGGCGGCGCCCTCCTTACGAGAAGAGCATCATGCGTGATCAGGGCACAGCACACGGGGCAGGTCGATAACGCCGGACCGCAATTCCTGCATGTCTTCGGACAGAAAAAAGAAGGCAAAGGGAGGTTAGATCAGCCACTCGTCCGAGAAAAGAGCTACTACTTCATTGTATCTGAATTTGGCCATGTTTGTTCATAGTAAAGTCGGGGTTTCATTGTAAGTTCACAAGTCGAGTTTGTCCGGCGCTAGAGCGACTTACCAGATGACCGCACTGGAAAGCCATGTCCCTCGGATTCCTTAAGCAGATGGGGCATACCTACAAGTTTTACAAAATCAGAGTTTAATAAGAGGCCATGACTGTAAAAAAATAAATATGGTGCGGACTTACTACTAGCCTGAGGGTACCAACCTGTTCATCCAAAGCGCCATTGCCAACATCGGTTAACTGGAAGGTTGCGGCTGGAGCATAGGTAGCTGCAACAGCATCGTCACGTTCAAGGACTTCAATTGGTGGCGGAAGGATCATCCAAGGGTCAGCCATTTCTTCGTGCCACCTGAGAGATTAGTTTAGGATAAGACAATAAGTACGACGCCAGCAAATGAGAATATGACAAGGATGCCAAGGATAACTAATGCAGGGACGCCAAGGATGAAGAAGAGCGAGTACTCTGGAGGTAGGAGGCCTTGGGCCGCTTTGTATTGAGTGGGTATTTCCATCAGAGCTGCAAAGGCAAATGCAGCCTCCTTCTTCTCCATATCCTTGCTTGTTGACATGATGTCAGTAAAGTTCACAAACTGCAGTAGATTTATCAACAAGGTTACAAGTACAGCAACAGATGTATGAATGCAACACAAATCTGAAATTCTTCTAATCAGAGAAGGCAACGGCACAAAGTAAATTAATCTCAACAAAGTTTGTTATTTTATTTCTTATTGGAATCAGCAGCCTTCCCACATCATTAAGTCCAGGAAACACAGCTAGAATCATTAGCATTGAAGGTAGCACTGTTTTTTGTGTGGGGCACAACAAAAAAATTGGAACTGAAGCAACATAATAGCATTGTTAAATCACCTGGAAATTGTAAAAAGCCCTGGCAGGAATACCCTCATCAGCAGGCTGCATTTCATCCCATGGTCCATCGCCCACTCCCACCATCACAATTGAAAGAGGATAGAAGCTAGCAAACAGAAAGGCTTTAGTTAGCAATACAACAACACCAAGTCGAATAACAACAGATGAACTGCATTTACCTAGCATCAATAAGTGCTTGTATAGTTGCCTCTTCTTGTGGACTTACGATGCTGTAAGACTTTGAGGTGGCTACCTGCAATTTTTGCTCAAGTGAGACTCACGCTAAAGGGATGAAGTTCCATTGAAGAATTTACTGCTACAATGAACACATTACCTGTCCATCAGCTATGATGACGAGGACATGATGTTGGTAGTTACTGTTTTCAACAACTGAAATCGCCGCGTAGATAAGAGGTGCAAAAGAAGTTGGTCCTACAGTGACCAGCTCAACCAAATTATGGATGAAACAAAAGATTTAAGCATTGCTGGTGAAGTATTCAGCTGCCCCTAAACAGAGACGGCGTCATAGATACAAAATTATTCAGTCAAAACACAATACATGAGTTATACTGCAAATACCTTATCAACAAGTGATGTCAGAAACTTAAAGATGCACTAAATAGAACTATTTGCTGTGTGCTATCCTAGGGTAATCTGGGAACATTATCAAATAATGTGTGTAATCATGATGCAACGATCGCAAGGATATAAACCTTATCAACAAGTGATGTCAGAAACTTAAAGATGCACTAAATAGAACTATTTGCTGTGCGCTATCCTAGGGTAATCTGGGAACATTATCAAATAAGTTTTTTTTCTCAAATAAGCATCAAAATGTGTGCTATTTTGTATTAGGAGGATGTATCAAGATGACGCGACCTGTACAGGCGACCAAATGAAAACAAAGCAAGGCAAAGCCAACAAAATTAAACAAAAGGAGGCCTGGAGTAAATGAAACAAAAAACAGAAAACTGTACGGCTAGCTATCCATCAATGCAGGGAGGGGTCAGGACGTCTAGCGTGCACGCCATCAAATAAGTTGAAGCAAGGAAACAGAGCACAGCACTATATGGCTACCTAAAAAAATAACTCGTCCTAAAAACAGTTCATCGATTAGAAAAAGACTGTCTCCAGTGTCAAAGTTGCTGAGATAGATACAACTCAGATTTGTTCTGATTTTACAATCCCAGAATCTCTACTGAATGAAACAAGGGGAATAAGCCTTCATTACCTGAAAGGTCCAAATATGGAATCATTTGTTTGTATCTGTCAAGAACCTCCTCAAAACCACAACAAGGACGGTAATCTTCGTAAAAGCTGAAGACGGAATGATCACATGTGGAAACTACAGGTTTGAATTACATTTCATCAAGTCACAGAAGAAGTAGAAAATTTCCTTGAAAGAAAgttaaaatagaaaaggaaaaaacaGTGAGCGAATACTTACCATCACCAAATCCAAAGCATTGTATCAAGTTATCATCATCAAAAGGTGATAGTGTTCGCCCAATAATAGAAATGGCTTGCTCATATGGATTTGGGGTGCGACTAATGGCATGCAGAGATTCTCCTCCGAAGGAATGCTTACCTACAGAAATCCAGCAGGATACTTATTCAGTTAAACGACAGGGTAAAACAGCAGATCTGACGGTGACAGTGACACAGAAGTAACATTACCTGACCAATCATTGCTTTTGGTGAAGTCAATGCCAAAAATCAGATTTGATGATTCAAGCCCAGCTTCTCTCAGTGCAGTAATGACCTTCATATATCGAAATTAGTACCAAATGTCTAGAGAATGCAAGCGCACGACAACATGATGTGGATACGATTTATGTAGTTATAATTTTAAACTGGAGATAAAGTAGCTGAAAACATTTTAAACAGAAGGTAAATATGTGGCTCGGAGAAACAGTTTACGTTATGCAGATTTGGGCATGTAGCATACAGATTAAAACATTTTATACCCTGCCAGGATATGACATTTGACAACGTTTTCCAAGAAGACCGCGCCGAAGATTGAATAACAGAGACACAGAATTTGAGCAACACGCTGAGGTTTTAACCAAGCAAACACTAGAATGAGCTGGGTGACCGCCTCTGTCTGACTTTTCGCTGAAGTAACTTATGCTCAAGATTCAGAGCAAAGAGTGTACATATAAGTGGCAGAGAAAAGTATCTACACTTGATAGGCATGAGGAAACAGAGAGTGACCACACTGGGACAATGTCTGCTTGTGACTCACCTCATCCACCGTGCTGTAATTGTACATGGGCTCCTCTTCCTCGGAGCTCCCGGAGGGAACATCCTCGGAACTCCCCGAAGAAACGTCCTCGGAACTCCCTGAGGGAACGTCCTCCGAACTCCCGGAAGGAACGTCCTCGGAACTCCCGGAGGGAACGTCCTCGTCATCAGTATTTTCGTCCCACGATGTCGGCGGCGATCTGCAGAACCACACGAATTCGACGTGAGCGTCAGCAACAACCGTGGATCGATCAACGCactgtgcaagaaataaaaatggCTTCTCTTAGTTTCCGAGAAATTTACCGGGTGTCCTCCTCGTCATCAGTCTCGTCCTCTTCGCCCCACACTATCGGCCACGACCTGCAGAACCACACGAATTTCGCCTGAGCGTCAGCGACCCTGGATGAACCCACTATTGCAAGAAAAATAAAAATTGTTGGGAAAAATGGTTTCTCGCAGCTTCCGAGAAATTTTACCGGGTGCGATGCTCGTCATgagcctcttcctcttcctcttcctcttcgccccaGCCCCACATTCCCGGCGACGACCTGCAGAGCCACACAGGAATTTCGCCTATGCGTCAGCGACCCTGGATCGACGCGCTACGCAAAAACCAAGATAAATGGTTTGGAAAAATGATTTCTGCCGGTTTCCGAGAAATTTACTGGGTGTCATCAGCCTTTTCCTGTTTGCCCCAGCCCCACATTGTCGTCGACGACCTGCAGAAGCACATGGATTTCGCGTAAACCCTGATGAACGCagcatgcagaaaataaaaattgttGGGAAAGATGATTTATCCGGGTTTCCGAGAGATTTAGTGGGTGGCAGCGCGCCCTAGCACGCCCGAAACGGAGGGTGtacaaatgtactccctccgttcggaattactcgtccaagaaaaGAATGTATCTAAATGTATTGTAGTCGTAGATGCATCAATTtttatccatttttgtgacaagtaattccgaacggagcgaGTAGCAACGAGGACAGCGATGCGATGGGGGCGGTGTGGGATCCAGATCCCTCCCAACTGATAGATAAAATAGAGTAATAAAATAAGACCGAACACGAACAGAACTACTAGTAGTAAGCGTCAGATGAGGGGCAGCAGGCACGGCACCGATCaaccaatcaatcaatcaatcaatcaatcggcGCTCGCTGCGGTCAGGCCAGATCGGGCGGAACCCCCGATCccgcccaccaccaccaccaccagagcgGGGGCcgatcccccgccgccgccggcgaaggGAACCGCCGAGGAGGGTTCGGGAGCGGCGTGCGTACGTACCGCTGCGGCGCGGAGGGCCGGACCGCGACGGCGACGGCAGCGGCGAgcggggaaggaaggaaggaaggaagagacgCCGCCGCGCGGCCTTGGGCTGCTGGATTGATTGCTGGAGACGCCAAAGGAGCGGCGGTTTCCCGTGggtgcgggcgggcgggcgggcggctaTATCCGCGTCGCGCAGCCAGCACAGCGCACGGTGGCAggcaggcagcggcggcggccttcacttctttcctttttcttcttttattttcttttatttatttttttgctcGTTTTGTTTTATCGGTGGTCCGGAAATTCCTTCCTTCCTCAAGCCTCGGTCACGTTTTCCAGGTCAACGTCTCCGGTGAGATGCAAAAAGAAAAGTCAACGTCTCCCGTCACTTTTTAGAATGTGAGGATTCTTCCTAAATGCTTACTTGGGCCTGGATATGGGGAAACGTTTACAGCCGGCGGGCAGGCGGTCCGGCGGGTCTTCGGCCGGCCGGTCCGGACGCGCGCTGCGTTGAGTCCCACCGGATCACGTGGCGGCGCGTGCGTCTCGGAAGGGGTCAAACCTTATCGCTTCGCGCGTGGACCTCCACCGCTCGTCCCTCGGTCGTCTTCACTCCCACGCCATCGACGCACGAGCCTGAGCACGCACGGGCATGATTCCGTTGAAGGCGACGAGGAATGTCGTCGGGGGCTGGACGCCGGTGCTGAAGACGACACACCTGCACCGGTACAACGGGGCGGCATTTTTTTTCCCAGTCATCTTTGTGGTGGCCTTGACGCACAGGAGACGTCGATGCAATGGTCACCATGGATGTGCCCGTACAGAACTTCACCTTttttacggaaatgttaacgcccacacgtgtgggcgttagccaaCTCGTCCACACGCCTTCATCACCGTCCAACGCCTTTTGCACGAATTTTGGCATAAAAAAGATGATTTTGTGTGTCACGTAGGACaaggtgtgtgtgtggtgtgtggcaTAATTCGCCCACACATCCGATTTGCCACACGGAGGGatcggtgtgtgggcgtttagcagttcacccacacaccagttttcagtcacgcacaagggctgaTGTGTGGgtgtttgccatctcgcccacacgtccgcctcctctcccacacccaagctgccagttgccatgcgttttgcagtgtacatggcaattgccctagtgtgattgcaagcagatggcaactctttttttttactcaaacatgtcagttgccatatgttttgcatggtacacggcaaactgccctagcgtgcacataagcagatgacaactctttctttttacatggcaactgccctaacgtgcttgtgagcacatggcaactctctcttttacccgaacatgtttttttGCCATGCCATTTCTTCAGTGCTAGACGGCAACTCCCTACTATTAGTAGGTGGCAATTCCTAaaattttgaaatcatggcaactgtagtagaccagaccacacatggcaacatctgtagttgtccaaaaaatggcaatctggaagtttgacctgagatggcaactgcagttgagcagacatggcaactgtagttgtccgacatggcaaccgtagttcagcgacatggcaactgccctaacgtgcttgtgagcacatggcaactctctcttttacccgaacatgtttttttGCCATGCCATTTCTTCAGTGCTAGACGGCAACTCCCTACTATTAGTAGGTGGCAATTCCTAaaattttgaaatcatggcaactgtagtagaccagaccacacatggcaacatctgtagttgtccaaaaaatggcaatctggaagtttgacctgagatggcaactgcagttgagcagacatggcaactgtagttgtccgacatggcaaccgtagttcagcgacatggcaactgcactt contains:
- the LOC119278774 gene encoding E3 ubiquitin-protein ligase RGLG3-like; the protein is MWGWGKQEKADDTQSSPGMWGWGEEEEEEEEAHDEHRTRSWPIVWGEEDETDDEEDTRSPPTSWDENTDDEDVPSGSSEDVPSGSSEDVPSGSSEDVSSGSSEDVPSGSSEEEEPMYNYSTVDEVITALREAGLESSNLIFGIDFTKSNDWSGKHSFGGESLHAISRTPNPYEQAISIIGRTLSPFDDDNLIQCFGFGDVSTCDHSVFSFYEDYRPCCGFEEVLDRYKQMIPYLDLSGPTSFAPLIYAAISVVENSNYQHHVLVIIADGQVATSKSYSIVSPQEEATIQALIDASFYPLSIVMVGVGDGPWDEMQPADEGIPARAFYNFQFVNFTDIMSTSKDMEKKEAAFAFAALMEIPTQYKAAQGLLPPEWHEEMADPWMILPPPIEVLERDDAVAATYAPAATFQLTDVGNGALDEQVCPICLRNPRDMAFQCGHLTCRNCGPALSTCPVCCALITHDALLVRRAPPSEAEDPPFHPIWYQE